Proteins encoded in a region of the Zea mays cultivar B73 chromosome 4, Zm-B73-REFERENCE-NAM-5.0, whole genome shotgun sequence genome:
- the LOC100272280 gene encoding uncharacterized protein LOC100272280, whose translation MAYVDHAFSISDEDDLVGGAMGGPRGAPVKEIAFAAALLAFGALGTIGGLLMAVNRVGGDRAHGIFFMMLGIVMFIPGFYYTRIAYYAYKGYKGFSFSNIPPI comes from the exons ATGGCGTACGTCGACCACGCCTTCTCCATCTCCGACGAGGACGACCTCGTCGGCGGCGCCATGGGGGGCCCGCGCGGGGCGCCCGTGAAGGAGATCGCCTTCGCCGCCGCGCTGCTCGCCTTCGGGGCGCTCGGTACCATCGGTGGCCTGCTAATGGCTGTCAACCGCGTCGGAGGGGACCGCGCGCACG GAATTTTCTTCATGATGTTGGGCATTGTAATGTTCATCCCTGGGTTCTACTACACAAGGATCGCCTACTATGCTTACAAAGGTTACAAGGGTTTCTCTTTTTCGAACATCCCACCGATCTGA